GCTGAGGCGATGACAGAAGTTAAAAGTGGAAAGTTGAAAGTGAAAAGTGAGAAAGAAGGGGAATTTATCAAACTCAGCATTTCTGATATGGGCAAAGGGGTAAGCGAGGAAGACCGCAAACGGATATTTGACCCATTTTTTACCACAAAAGGCAAAGGCACAGGTTTGGGTTTAGCCATTTGCCAGCGTATCGTTGAGGCACACAAAGGCGAGATTGAGGTCAAAAGTGAGGTAGGCAAAGGAACGACATTTGTGGTCAATCTGCCAGTTCAATAAGCTATTTATACCCAAATAAATTGAGTTTGCAATAAATAATGATTTAGGGATTAGGGAATAGAGATTAGGGATTGGTTAATTTTTAAGCTCTTTTTACTACTCTCTACTCCCTATTCCCTATCTTCTTTTTTTTGTAAACCTGTTGCTTACGGGTATATTCTCAGAACAGTAACCCCTCAGTTATCAGTTGAAAAATGTGTTTAAGGAGAAGGGGAAAGGGAGAAAAAGAAAGAATTGGAGAAAATTTCAAAGTATTATAAAGTATTGTTTTTGATAGATGCTTTCCCCTATTCTCCATAATTCCCCTTTTCTCCTTTTTACTCTATCTCTATAATTCACTATCTTTTTATCCACCGAGTAACTGAGGCATTACTGCTTCACTTCAAATGGGTGAATAGTTACAATAAAGGGGATATGGGGATAAGAAAGATAGGAAGATAGATTTTATAAAATATATCTCCAATATCCCCATAATCTCCTTATCTCCTTTTCTTACACGGTGTAAGAGATGTTTTTAGCAGTCGGGACAAAAGTAGCCACACCCAAATGAAATTTAATCACTTCCCCCCAGATGGGGGTCACGATGTGCCTGGGATGTCCTATTGCCTGACAACTTTTACTTGACTAAATGGAAAATGATTTGCTATTATACTGAGACTCGATATCGTAAACTTCCTTGTATTTGAGATTTAATTGTAAAATTTCAAAATACAAAGTACAATAAGAGGTAAACGGTGTTCACTATTATGTTTTCTTTAATTTTTAATCAACTAATTGGAAGAACGAGCCAAAAATAAAAATAAAAGGAGGTAGTTTATGTTAAAAATGATCATTCAAACAAGTATGAAACTCCGGTTGCCGGCAATAATCATTGCCGTCATTCTTGTGGGGTTGGGAATCTTCCAGCTCCGTGATACTTCCATTGAGGTCTTCCCCGACTTCGGGCCTGTGCGCGTCGAGGTCCAGACAGAGGCCCTCGGGCTTTCACCGGAAGAGGTGGAAAATCTGATTACTAATCCGATGGAGCAGGAATTTTTCAACGGGATGCCCTGGTTGCACAAAATTCGCTCCAAATCACTTCCCGGGCTGTCGTCTATTGAGATGATTTTCGAGCCCGGAACAGACCCCATCCAGGCCAGACAGGTAGTCCAGGAGCGTCTAACTATGGTTCCTGCCCTCCCCCAGGTATCGAAGGCACCACTCGTTATCCAGCCAGTAGCGACTACGAGCCGTCTTATGATAATCGGACTATTCTCCAAGAAGCTCTCACTTATCGATATTTCAGTGCTGGCACGCTGGAAGATCAGGCAGCGCCTGCTCAGTGTACCCGGGGTTGCCAACGTGTCTATCTGGGGCTTCCGGGATAGACAGCTCCAGGTCCTTATCGATCCGGAACGCTTGAAAAAGTATAAGGTTCGCCTCGACGATGTCATCCAGACAGTGGGTAACGCCATGTGGTCTTCACCCCTGACCTTTGTTGAGGCCTCAACACCGGGAACCGGCGGTTTTATCGATACCGCGAATCAGCGTATCGAGATCCAGCACATACAGCCCATCAAGACAGCGAAAGAACTTGCTAAGGTAACTGTTGAGGATTTCGAGGACCGGGCGCTTACCCTCGGCCAGGTAGCCCAGGTAGTTGAAAACCACCAACTGCTCATTGGTGACGCGATTGTCAAGGACAGCCCGGGAGTTTTGCTTGTTGTAGAACGTTTTCCCAACACCAGCATCATGGAGGTAACCCGTAGAGTTGACAAGGCGTTAGATGCCATGCGCCCGGGATTATCAGAGATTGAGATCGACACATCCATTTACAGGGCGGCCTCCTTTGTTGAGGCCGGACACACCAATCTCATCAAAAGATTAGAGGTTGGATTAGTCCTGCTTCTTATCTTCCTGTTTGTGATATACCTGCCTAATTGGCGCAAAGCCTTCATCAGTATCTTTACAATTACTTTGTCCATGATCGCCGGATGGCTCGTTCTCTCGGCATTAGGAACTGAGCTGAATATGATGGTTATCGCCGGGCTGATAATGGCATTGGTCATTATCATTGATGATGGCATCGTTTATATAGACAACATTTCATATCGGCTCCGAGAGCACCGTTCCAAAGGGAGCAGCACTCCCGTGGCAGGTACCATTCTGGCGGGAGCATTAGAAATGGGTATTCCGCTTCTCACAACCCTATTGATAGTTGTTGTTTTGGTAGCTCCGGTTTTCGTACTCGGTGAAGTTAACGGTCCTTTTCTGCAATCTCTGGTCCGCAGCTATGCCCTGGCGGCCCTTGTATCAATGGCAGCTACCCTCATTATTACCCCTGCCCTATCACTCGCTTTATTGACCCCAGAAAAATACAAGCCTGCTGAATCTCCCATTATAGCAGGATTAAGAAGGGGTTATCTCAGTGTTCTGAAGGGTATAGTCGGTAAACCTGTAGTAGCGGCTGTTATAGCAGGTGTCGTTATAGTGGCCGGCGTGGTATTACTGCCCTTTATCGGCAAGTTAAACCTGATTCCCCAGCTTAAGGGCCACGATTTCCTGGTCAAACTGGAAGCCAGTTCCGGTACCTCACTGTCCAAGATGTCCAAATTAACCACAGAAGCCAGCAAGGAATTGCGTTCCATCCCCGGAGTACGCAATGTGGGCGGGCACATCGGGCGTGCTTCAACCTCTGACAAACTGACTAACATCGACACAGCGGAGCTTTGGATCAGCATCAAACAAGGCACTGACCACACCGCCACCATTAATGCTATAAAGAAATTGTTCAACAAGGGTTATCCGGAATTGAAGTCCATGGTAACCACTTATCCCAACCACCGCTACCGGGAGGTGGCCGCGGAGCATGGCGGCGATGACCTGGTGGTTCGTGTCTACGGCAGGTTTTATGACATACTTGAAGAAAAGGCAGAAGAGATAATAAAAAACATCTCCAATGTAGCCGGGGTGGTCGACCCACAGATAAAACTCCCGGTCTTCGAACCAACTGTTGAAATTGAAGTTCTCATTCCCGAGGCTGCAGCACAAGGGCTTAAGCCCGGTGACGTCCGACGCGCGGCAGCGACTATGGTAGCCGGTATTACCGCGGGAAACCTGTTTGAAGAGCAAAAGATCTTCGACGTCGTAGTGTGGGGTGAATCTGATAAGCGGGATAGCCTCTCTGACATCAACGAAATGCCTATCGAAACTCCAAACGGTAACCTGGTGCGACTTAAAGATGTTGCAGATGTGCGCCTTCTTCCAAATCCCTCTATCATTGAACACGATGCCGTTTCCCGTTATGTGGACATCATTGTAGGAGTGCAGGGACGCTCTTTAGGCGAGGTAACAAAGGATATTGAGAAACGCCTTGCAAAGATAAACTTCCCCATTGAACACCATGTGGAAGTCCTCGGAGAGGCAGTGCAGCGTGAAACCAAAGGCCGCATCTTCCTGGGCTACATCATCGCCGCCCTGATCGTGGTGTTCTTCCTGCTCCAATCCCGCTTTTCCAGTTGGCGGCTTGCCAGCATGCTTTTTCTCCTTTTACCCCTGGGGCTTGCCGGATCAGTCATGGCTGCCATTTTGCTGCCTAATACTCCATCGATCCTCTCACTTATGAGCGGCCTTGCAGTAGCCGTAATCACTGCCCGAGGTAGCATCTTGCTAATAACCCGTTACCAGCATCTTGAACATAAGGAGAGTAAGGTCTTCGGACCTGATCTGGTACTCCTCGGATCGGAACAGAGGTTTGGGGCTATTCTCCTGAGCACCCTGGCTATCGTGTTAGTTACGGTTCCCCTGCTAATCAGTAGGATGGTGTCGGGACTGGAGCTCGTGGTTCCCATTGCTGCCATTCTCTTCGGAGGTCTTCTCGCTGCCACACTGCTTAACCTGTTTGTCCTGCCAGTACTGTATCTGCGATTCGGAGCAAACACTAAACCCGAAGATTTGGGTCTTGAAAGTAGCCAGTCTTCGGAACTTGACTTTCAATGAAAGGAGGCAAGCTATGAAGCATAGATTTAGAGTTATAGTGGTGCTCTTGTTAACGGGGTGTTTTATTCTCCCGGGATGCGGCGGCGATAAAACCAAAATTAAACAAACCGAAGGCCCCGCCCAAATAAAAGCCATACCTTTCGATGGGGCATTCAATCCTGAAGGGGGCCGTGTCACCGAAGGCATTACTCTCACCGCGAAAGCTGCGGAACGAATCGGTATTGAGACAATCAAAATTAAGGAGACTCTGGCCGGGCAGGGCCCGCTCCGTAAGGTTATCCCTTATGCGTCAGTACTATACGACCCAAATGGCCAGACATGGGTTTATACAGTACGCAAGCCACTGATTTATTTGCGTGAGCCCATCACTATTGACTCTATTGAGGATGAAATGGCGATACTCTCAAAGGGGCCTGAAGTCGGGACCACTATTGTCACTATCGGCATAGCGATGCTTTACGGCGTTGAGTGCGGTATTGGTCAGTAGTCCGGCATGCATTTAACTAATATATAAGGAGTTTAAGATATGATATCTTGGATTATAAGAAAAAGCTTAGGGCTGAGATTCCTGGTTGTTATCGGAGCAGCGATGCTGGTGATATTCGGAATGATGCAGATCCGTAATATGCCGGTGGACGTCTATCCGGAGTTTGCTCCACCGCGGGTCGAGATTCAAACCTTGGCATTAGGGCTGTCCGCGGCGGATGTTGAGGCACTGGTTACAGTGCCCATTGAGGAAGCCCTCAATGGAGTGGAGGGGCTGGATGTTTTACGTTCCCGCTCTATACCTGATCTGTCTTCTGTTCTGCTCATCTTCAAACCCGGGGTAGACCTTATGAAAGCAAGACTGTTGGTTCAGGAGCGTGTGCGGGAGGCAACATCAGTACTGCCAATTTGGGCCAGCGCTCCCTTTATGATTCAACCCCTCTCCTCTACAAGCCGGGTAATGAAGATTGGCCTATCCGTAAAAGACAAGTCCACTCAGAAATTGATCGACACCGCATTGACCGCCTATTGGAGCATACGCCCCCGGCTTATGCGGGTTCCAGGAGTGGCGAATGTTGCAATATGGGGTGACCGATGGAATGTACTGTTGGTGCAGGCTGACCCCAAACTGATGAACGAGAAGGGAGTCTCCCTAATCAATGTTATGGAGTCTACTGCTGATGCCCTCGACGTGGGAATGTTCAAATTCTCCAGTGGGCATGAGATCGGCATGGGGGGATTTATCGATACCCCGGAGCAGCGGTATGGCATTCGCCATATCCTGCCCTACCTTGAACCTGAACAACTGGCCCAGATGCCTGTTGATGTCTCACCGGGACATAAACCCGTCACCCTGGGTGATGTGTCCACGGTAATACGGGATATACAGCCTCACCTAAATGGTGACGCCATTATTAATGAGGACATCGGCCTTATGATGATAGTAGAAAAACTGCCCTGGGGTAATACCCTTGAGATAACCCGCGGGGTTGAAGAGGCCCTGGCTAAGATGGCCCCCGGCCTGCCGGGAATCGAAATCGACACACAGATCTTCCGGCCGGCGACCTTTATTGAGGAATCCATCAGCAATCTCAGCAAATCCATGCTTTTCGGTTGTATTCTTGTGATCATAATGCTTGCTGCCTTTCTCTACGAATGGCGGGTTACCCTAATCAGTGTCGTGGCCATTCCATTATCCCTGATAACCGCTGTCCTTGTATTATACTTCCGCGGGGCCTCAATCAATACAATGGTTTTGGCAGGGCTTGTTATCGCCCTCGGCGCGGTTGTTGACGATGCGATTATTGACATAGAAAATATTGTCCGGCGTTTACGCCAGTATCAACGGGAAGAAATTAAGAAGCCGATGGCGAAGATTATACTGGAAGCCTCCATGGAGATTCGTGGAGCCGTCATCTATTCAAGCCTGATCGAAATAGCTGCTTTGGCTCCGATATTTTTTACTGGAGGATTGACAGGATCATTTTTTAAGCCCCTTGCTCTCTCTTACTGCCTGGCAATAGCAGCATCTACCGTGACTGCCCTTACCGTCACTCCTGCAATGGCTCTGCTGCTGATGACAAAGGCGCCACCCAAGGAAAAGGAATCTCCTATAGCCCTGTGGCTGCAGGCGGGTTACAAAAAATTGCTTGTTCCCATTATTAGCCGTCCCATTGCCGCCTACGTTGTGCTTGGAGTGGTCATAGTCGCAGGGCTCTCAACTTTACCATTCCTCGGGGAGGAGTTGTTTCCCGCCTTTAAAGAACGGGACTTCCTGATGCACTGGGTGGCCAAGCCAGGTACCTCTCATCCGGAAATGCTGCGGATTTGTAAGGCGGCAAGCAAGGAATTACTTTCTGTCCCGGGAGTCCGCAACTTCGGCGCTCACATCGGGCAAGGAACCCTGGCCGACGAGCCAGTAGGCATGAACTTCGCGGAGAATTGGATTAGCCTCGACAAATCAGTTGACTACGATAAAACCGTTGCAGCGGTTAAAGAGGTTGTCGGGGGCTACCCGGGTCTGTATCGCGATGTACAGACTTACCTCAAAGAACGTACAAAAGAGGTACTCACCGGTACTAGCGACGCTCTGGTGGTGCGTATCTTTGGTGATAACCTGGATATTATGCGCAAGAAGGCTGAGGAGATAAAGACCATTATGTCCGGGATTGACGGAATTATTGAGGAGCATATAGACCTTCAGATCGAGATCCCCCAGCTCCAGGTTGAAGTGGATCTTGCCGCCGCATTGCAATATGGTATTAAGCCCGGAGATGTGCGGAGAGCCGCCGCTACTTTTATCGCAAGCGAGGAAGCTGGAGACATCTGGAAAGACGGGAAGAATATCGAGGTACATATATGGAGTACCCCAGAGAATCGAAACAGCATTGAAAGTGTAAGCAATCTCCTTCTGGACACCAAGGATGGTCGACGTGTGCGGTTAGGTGATCTGGCTACAGTTCAGATAAGGCCGGCTCCTAATGTGCTGTTACGGGAGGACAGTTCACGCCGTATGGATATCGCTGGAAATGTATACGGACGTGACCTTGGTTCCGTGGCCCGTGAACTTAAACAAAAACTTACCAAAATGAAATTCCCTCTCGGCTATCACGCAGAGATGCTTGGTGAGTACCAGGAGCGGCAGCGTGCCCAGAACATACTTATAATTATAACCTGGTTTGCTCTTTTTGCCATCTTACTCATCCTGCACGAGTCAATGGAAAGAAACTGGCGGCTTGCCTTGATGGTTATGCTGCTTCTTCCGGTTGCGATGATAGGCGGAATTATAGCTACGGGTATAAGTAGTGCTGTCATATCTCTCGGTTCCCTGGTGGGATTCCTCACCATACTGGGGATTGCCACCCGTAACGGTATCCTCATGATCAGCCACTTCAGACACCTTGAGCGTTATGAGGGTGAGACCTTTGGACCGGACCTAGTGCTGCGTGGAGCGCGTGAACGGTTGTCGCCAATCCTGATGACTGCCCTGACTACAGCGCTAGCCCTTATTCCACTGGTGGTCGCCGGAACTGTCCCCGGCCACGAAATTGAATACCCGACGGCAGTGGTTATCCTGGGAGGTCTGACTACCTCGACCTTAATCAATCTCTTCGTTGTCCCCAGTCTGTACTTGCGATTCGGGGGCGGTATAATCAGTAAACCGGAAAACAGTTAATTCGTACAATGAATAAATTCGGGACTACACAGTGGAGATCATTGCAGAGGAAGACGGAAAGAAATGGGATGTCTTCGTTGATATCGAGACAGGTGAGATTGTAGGTAAAGACAATTAGTCACAGTCGTGACCATGCTCGATTTGCTGATCTTCGGTGATTTCCAGTTTAGTATATAGGAGGAAAATGAGATGAAAAATAGATTTAAAGTAACAGCAACGGTCATCATGTTCGTTCTTGCCGGTATCGCAGGCGCCGCCCCCAAAGAGAAATCGCCGGCTGGTCCAGGTACCGAGGAGTTTGGCCTGACCCCAAAGGAGCTTGTCCAGGCAATTAAGAGGGTTGAGACGCTGATCTCCAAGTGCATGCGTGAACAAGGATTTGAGTATATCGCCGTTGATTACGAGACAGTCCGTAGAGGGATGGCTGCTGATAAGAATATGCCTGGACTCAGCGAGGAAGAGTTTATTAACAAATACGGGTTCGGCATAGCAACAGTGTACACAGGTAGACCCCCACAGCTTTCCACAGGCTATTGTCCAGCCAAGGTCAGCTTGGGTAAACAGAACATCCAGATTTTCAAGAAGCTGTCTCCTGCTGACCAGGTAGCCTATAACCGCGCCCTGTTTGGTGAGAATACCGATGTGACATTTGCGGTTGGGCTTGAGATAGAAGACTTTTCACGTACCGGGGGTTGCACGCGCAAGGCCATTGAACAGGTCTTCAAGCCGGAACAGTTGAAGGCAACTTACTATAATCCTAAAGACGCCCTGATCAATAAAGACCCACGTACGAAAGCCGCCCTAAGGAAATATGTTGCCAAGATGCGTGAGGCTGGTTTTGACTATAAGCATCCGGATGAAATTGAACCCGACATCAGAAAGCGGCTGGCTGCTATTACAAACGATGGTACAATCCCTGTCGAAAAGCTACCGTACGAAAAGCGGATTGCCTTAGAAAAGCTTAAAACCTATGAGTGGAATGTTGCCAAAAGCAACTTTGAGCTAGAAAAGAAGATTTTCGATCCAGTTGAGGCGGAAATTGAGAGGGAAATGTATTCTCGTAAAATCCAATGAACTTTGCCGCTGCACAGTCCTGACTTCCGCAGGTCAAGACCTGGTGTTGGTCAACTAATAGATCTCTGCAAAACATAGCTTTGGACACATAAGATTATGACAACAAAACGGATTATTGTTTTATTTAGTGTCCTGGGGTTTGTCGCTGTTGTTGGGATAGGGGGCTGGATAGTAGGTTCGCGGATTGAATCTCCAGCGGATATAGCTGCACGAGCAGCACCTCCGATACCATCACCAATTCTTGTTCCGGTGGAGGAACGTGTGTTGAGTTCCAAAGTCGTGACGCGCGGCACAGCACGGTTCGGATTACCTCAACCGATATCCATTGCACCATCTGCCTTGAAAACGGAGGCAGAGGTGGTCACCACCTTACCTTTGCCAAATACCCAATTTGAGGGAGGTAATGTAATACTCACCGCTTCTGGACGTCCTGTGTTCGTTCTTTGGGGCAAGCTTCCAGTCTACCGGGATCTTGTTCCTGGTATCTGTGGCGATGATGTACGACAGTTGGAGGAAGCACTCAAACGCCTCGGGTTTGATCCAGGTTCCATTGATGGTAGATATGATCAACAGACCAGCAATGCGGTGGCCAAGTGGTACAAATTAAAAGGATGGGAGCCGATTGGGCCGACAAAGGACCAACTTGCAAATGTCCGCACTCTTGAACAGGCCTGGGCTGAGGCAGAAAGAAATCAGCTATCAGCTGCTACTGCTACTGCTGTTCTTGCTGTAGAAAGCGCACGCGCCACCGCCGAGCGCAACAATAGAACTGCTGCTGCTGAACTTGAGGCCAGGAGGGCGGATCTGCGTAGATTTATAGCAAATCCAAAGACAGGTGTACCCATAGCTGTAGAAACCGTACGCGCCACGGCAGAGCATAACGATAAAGCTGCTGCTGCCGAGGTGGAGGCTCAGATTGTTGCCCGGGCTTTGGTAGCGCTGGACCCCCGACAACCAGAAACAGCCCGGAAGTCCGCCGATGCCAAACTTGAAGTGGCTCGATCTGCGGCCCGTAAAATTCGATTGGAAGGTGAAATAACCATCCAGGCTGCAGAACGTGACGGCAAGTTGTCCATCGAGCAATTAGAACTGGCTGAAGCGGCTGTAAAATCAGTTCGCCTGGAAGGTGAGATGGCTGTTCAATCTGCTGTTGACGCCCTGGAGGTTGCCAAGTTTGACAATAAATTGGCCACTGATCGAGTTAATCAACTGGCTGCTGACCTAGCCATTGCCAAACGCAAGCTTGGTGTACAGGTGCCGGCCGATGAGATTGTTTTCATCCCAGTAATGCCTGTGCGTGTCAAGGAAGTTATGGTTTATGTCGGTGATCCGGCGAGAGGAACCGTGATGGTAGTAACTGACAATCAATTAGTAATCGACTCGTCTCTGTCCCTTGACGCCGCACAGTTGGTCAAGCCGGGGATGCTGGTTGCCATTGACGAAGTGGCCCTTGGGGTCAAAGCAAGGGGTGTCGTCGAAGAGGTGGCTGATACCCCTGGCACTCATGGAGTTGACGGATACCATGTCTACCTCAAGGTGCGCATCATCGAGACGTCGACGCCACTCAAAGACTTTTCTCTGCGCCTCACTATTCCAGTCAAATCAACCAAGGGAGCCGTCACTGTAGTTCCGATCAGCGCCCTATCTCTCGCCGCCGATGGGACATCAAGAATCCAGATAGAAAACAATGGCGCACTCGAGTATATTGTGGTCAAGCCAGGACTGTCCGCCGACGGTTATGTCGAAGTGACTCCAGTTAATGGAACGCTAACACCAGGCCAGTTGGTGGTGGTCGGATACAGGAATCCTGAAAATAAGATGCTCCCATGACCATGCATGAACTCGACACAACACATAGGGTGCTTGAATTGCACAAGATTAGCAAGCAATACGGCAGTGAACCAGTAGTACATTCACTCGTTGATGTTGAATTTTCGGTAGATCGTGGCGATTGGCTGTGCATTACTGGTCCATCTGGTGCCGGAAAAACAACTCTGCTCAACATTATCGGCTGCCTGGACCACCCAACCAGTGGCACCTATCTCCTTAATGGCATAGACACCGCTAAGTTAACTGACAGACAACGTGCCGGATTACGGAGTCAACACATTGGGTTTGTGTTTCAAGCATTCCACTTGTTGTCTTACCGGACTGTATTAGAAAATGTGATGCTGGCGGAGGTATACCGCAAGCAACCCAGCAGTGGTCGGCGAGAACGTGCGATGGCAGCAATCGAACGAGTTGGGCTCAGTCACCGGGCTGATTTTTTGCCGATAAAACTATCAGGTGGTGAGAAGCAAAGGGTTGCCATTGCCCGCGCCCTGATCGGTTCTCCCAGCTTGTTGTTATGCGACGAACCGACTGGAAATCTTGATTCAAAAACCTCAGCCGCCCTGCTTGACCTCTTCGAAGAGCTAAATCAAGATGGTCTTACCTTAATCATCATTACGCACGACGAGAATGTCGCCAGGCGGGCCACCCACCATGTGCACATCATTGATGGCTTCTTGACAGAAGTCACAAGTGAGAACAAGTCAACAGGCTCTTCAGCAACGGCTGTGAATACGACCATAGCTCGGTCAGGAATCACGATCCGTGATCTTCTAAATGAAGCGATTGCAGGGATGTTTGTTAGGCCGGGGCGTATGATGCTGACTGTGTTGGGCATTATCGTTGGGCTCACTGCCCTGGTGGCGACGCTGGGTCTGACCCGCACAGCTGGTAACCGCATAATCAGCCAGTTCGACCAGCTTGCCGCAACTGAACTTTTCATCAAGGCAAAACCTGGCAGAACAACAGGCATCGTCGATCCTAAAGCAATTCCATGGGATGCGCCGACTCGTCTTCGCCGTCTGAACGGCGTGGTTGCCGTTGGAATGATGAGTGAGGTTGATGTCGGAGGCGCGCTGGTTAGCTCCTCGCCTGTGAAAGACTTTCTGAACCAGAGTGCGTTTAAGCTTGCGGTATACGCAGCGTCCCCCGATCTGTTCAGAGCAGTCAGAGCTGAGCTTTTGACCGGAAAATTATTAGATATAGGTCATTCGAATCGGGCGGACCGAGTGGTAGTTCTTGGTCCGGACGCTGCTCGGCACCTCGGCATTACGGGCCCCGAGCAACTTCCATCGATCTCCATCGGTGATCATCTCTACCTGGTCATTGGTATCCTGCGCGATGTTGCCCGCAAACCTGAGTTACTTGGCTCTGTCATTATCCCTGAGGGCACCGCACGCTACTATTTCGGGTTGGTCGGTCCTGACACCGTGGTCGTCGAGACAAAGATTGGCGCGGCATACCTGATTGCCGATCAAGCACGATTGGCACTGCGACCCGACGATCCACAGGTTTTGAAGATTGAAGTTCCCTTAGAGCCCAAGCGCGTACGCGATGAAGTACAAACCGATTTAAATGTTATGTTTCTCATGCTTGGCGCGTTGTCTCTAGTTGTAGGTGCTATTGGCATTGCCAATATTACACTTGTGGGGGTGATGGAGCGGACCAGCGAGATTGGCTTGCGACGAGCGATCGGAGCAACGCGCTGGCACATCGCCGCACAGTTTCTGA
The DNA window shown above is from Syntrophales bacterium and carries:
- a CDS encoding ATP-binding cassette domain-containing protein, with amino-acid sequence MTMHELDTTHRVLELHKISKQYGSEPVVHSLVDVEFSVDRGDWLCITGPSGAGKTTLLNIIGCLDHPTSGTYLLNGIDTAKLTDRQRAGLRSQHIGFVFQAFHLLSYRTVLENVMLAEVYRKQPSSGRRERAMAAIERVGLSHRADFLPIKLSGGEKQRVAIARALIGSPSLLLCDEPTGNLDSKTSAALLDLFEELNQDGLTLIIITHDENVARRATHHVHIIDGFLTEVTSENKSTGSSATAVNTTIARSGITIRDLLNEAIAGMFVRPGRMMLTVLGIIVGLTALVATLGLTRTAGNRIISQFDQLAATELFIKAKPGRTTGIVDPKAIPWDAPTRLRRLNGVVAVGMMSEVDVGGALVSSSPVKDFLNQSAFKLAVYAASPDLFRAVRAELLTGKLLDIGHSNRADRVVVLGPDAARHLGITGPEQLPSISIGDHLYLVIGILRDVARKPELLGSVIIPEGTARYYFGLVGPDTVVVETKIGAAYLIADQARLALRPDDPQVLKIEVPLEPKRVRDEVQTDLNVMFLMLGALSLVVGAIGIANITLVGVMERTSEIGLRRAIGATRWHIAAQFLIESTSLGVIGGIIGANIGVLIVVAVSAYYIWTPVLDPAAPFLAPLVGGVIGLLSGTYPALCAAHLEPVDAFRTM